The DNA sequence TTGTTTCTGAAACATCATTGTCGGGAACATGCATCGCATTTGCAACCTGGTAATTGAATTATACATTAATAAAGTGCTCTAATCAAATAATTAAACTCAGAACATTCAAAATCAACATATGAATAAGCATAATCCATATGAACTTACCCTTTCCTTTAACCAATCTCCAAATGTCGCATTCTGTTTTTCCCTCAACCACCTCTCGTTTTTCTTGAACTTAGGGAAAGTTAACTCCAACAGTTCCATATGCTCCCTAagtacaaggaaaaggaaactGATCAACAATATAactcaaatgaatatatattacaGGTATTGATATTACAAAGGAAAAACAATAGCATTGCATAAAGTAATACGTACTTGAAGTATGGCATGGCATCTTCAGTGTTCCGCAATACACACAAGTGTGCAAGTCGTAACTCCTTTACAGAAACGGTCACCATGGTTGCGCCTGATAAAGGCTTGGATCCATTACACAGTCCAGATAAGCTTCTTGATGGAATTCCCACAGTGGTATCATCTTCACGAAGCATACGTTCTGAGCAAAACTCTATAGCCTCTTCAACAATGTAATTCTCAGCAATACACCCCTCAGGAAAATGGCGACTTCTCACATACCCTTTGAATACTTTCATGTACCTCTCAAACGGGTACATCTATCGAAGAAACACCGGACCACATAACTCTACTTCTCTAACAAGATGGACTGTTAAATGAATCATTACATCGAAAAACGAAGGTGGGAAGAACTTTTCAAGCAAGCAAACTGTATCAATAAGGTCAGCTTGCATCTGTTGAAGTTTTGAAACATCTATCACCTTACTACAAATTGCCTTGAAGAATAGGCAGAACCGAATAATAGCATACCTAACCGGCTTTTCTAAAACTGATCGTAATGCCACAGGGAGAAGAATCTGCATAATTGTGTGGCAATCATGTGATTTAAGACCGACGAGTCTCAAATCTTCCATTGAAACCAGATTCCTTAGGTTTGAGCATAAGCGCACAGGAACCGTCATGTTGAAAAAGGAAGAGCATAATATTTTCTTCTCATCTAGCAGCAAGTTCCAACTCGCCAAAGGCAACTTGGCCCTTTTCGGACCAGGTGTAGGCTTCAAATCAGTTCTGATGCCCATATCAACCATGTCCAAACGAGAAGCAGCTCCATCCTTCGTCTTCCCGGGAATGTTCAACAGGGTACCAAGAATAGCATCGCAGCAATTCTTCTCAATGTGCATCACATCGAGAATGTGTCTCACTGGAAGATGTTTCCAATAATCAAGTTCAAAGaacactgatttttttttccaacaagGTCTGTTTTTCGCTTCAACACCCTTATAAGGggtagaagttttttttttcccaaatggTATGTTCAGACCTTCAACTCTTGACAACATCTCCTCTCCACTTAATGGTGAAGGAGCGACATCTTCCTCTATGGTATTGTCAAAAGCTGCAGCTTGCCTTCGATATGGATGATGTCTTGGCAAAAATCTGCGATGTCTCATGAATGCCATTTTGTTACTATGCTTCAACCTGTATGGTCGGGTTTCATTAACACAAACTGGACAAGCATTATATCCTTTGGTAATGCTGCCGGAGAGGTTCCCATATGCGGGAAAGTCGTTAATAGTCCAAAATAGGACTGCCTTCAGTTTGAAGGGCTCTCCTCTAAGGGCATCATACACTTCAACCCCATCCCACAGTAGTTTCAAATCATCTATCAAAGGCTGCAAATAAACGTCAATATCATTTCCCGGCTGTTTGGGTCCAGATATTAACAATGTTAACATCATGTGCTTCCTCTTCATGCATAGCCAAGGAGGAAGGTTATACGTAACAAGAATAACAGGCCAGCAAGAGTACCGGCTACTTAATGAACTGTGGGGATTAAACC is a window from the Rosa chinensis cultivar Old Blush chromosome 2, RchiOBHm-V2, whole genome shotgun sequence genome containing:
- the LOC112184224 gene encoding uncharacterized protein LOC112184224; this encodes MHADRRSLKFKIGLEDFLKFALANASDISKICCPCLKCCNNDEFSIGVIKDHIYFNGIDVRYKQWKWHGEPSAMNVDILGESETVDMGADFGIGDEEDEISSDSNEFLRFVEDGDKPLYPGCTKTTKLNGLIQTFNLKAKHGMTDSCYSDMLIMIGMLLPEGNEVPGSLYEAKKTLATLGMAYERIHACPNDCILYRGQHAEATSCPTCGESRWKLGRDNTNKEGVPGKVLWYFPPIPRFKRMFLSTKTAKDLTWHANDRKTDGMMRHPVDSPTWKLVDTKWPEFGSEPRNLRLALSSDGFNPHSSLSSRYSCWPVILVTYNLPPWLCMKRKHMMLTLLISGPKQPGNDIDVYLQPLIDDLKLLWDGVEVYDALRGEPFKLKAVLFWTINDFPAYGNLSGSITKGYNACPVCVNETRPYRLKHSNKMAFMRHRRFLPRHHPYRRQAAAFDNTIEEDVAPSPLSGEEMLSRVEGLNIPFGKKKTSTPYKGVEAKNRPCWKKKSVFFELDYWKHLPVRHILDVMHIEKNCCDAILGTLLNIPGKTKDGAASRLDMVDMGIRTDLKPTPGPKRAKLPLASWNLLLDEKKILCSSFFNMTVPVRLCSNLRNLVSMEDLRLVGLKSHDCHTIMQILLPVALRSVLEKPVRYAIIRFCLFFKAICSKVIDVSKLQQMQADLIDTVCLLEKFFPPSFFDVMIHLTVHLVREVELCGPVFLR